In the genome of Candidatus Methylomirabilota bacterium, one region contains:
- a CDS encoding aldo/keto reductase, with translation MHYRTLGNSTLRVSAVGLGCMSMSGAYGKGDDAESIAVIHRAIDLGVNFLDSSDMYGWGHNEELLGKALRGRRDKVVLATKFGNLRQPDGTPGVNGKPEYVLQACDASLRRLGVDTIDLYYQHRVDPSVPIEDTVGAMAKLVQQGKARFLGLSEAAPATVRRAHAVHPISALQSEFSLLYRTEAEETRPTLRELGISFVAYAPLGRSLLAGGVHSAADLPEDDRRRAHPRFHDENLAKNVELVLRIEAIAKEKGCTPGQLALAWLLALGPDVVPIPGTKRRERLEENAGATDVKLIAEDVQRISAVVPAGAAAGLRYPAALMKAVYL, from the coding sequence GTGCACTATCGAACGCTCGGCAACAGCACGCTCAGGGTCTCGGCCGTCGGCCTCGGCTGCATGTCCATGTCCGGCGCGTACGGCAAGGGCGACGACGCGGAGTCGATCGCGGTCATCCACCGGGCGATCGACCTCGGCGTGAACTTCCTCGACTCCTCGGACATGTACGGCTGGGGCCACAACGAGGAGTTGCTCGGCAAGGCGCTCCGGGGGCGACGCGACAAGGTCGTGCTCGCGACCAAGTTCGGCAACCTGCGCCAGCCCGACGGCACCCCCGGCGTCAACGGCAAGCCCGAGTACGTCCTGCAGGCGTGCGACGCGAGCCTGCGGCGCCTCGGCGTGGACACGATCGACCTCTACTACCAGCACCGAGTGGACCCGAGCGTGCCGATCGAGGACACCGTGGGCGCGATGGCGAAGCTCGTCCAGCAGGGCAAGGCGCGCTTCCTCGGGCTCTCCGAGGCGGCGCCCGCGACCGTCCGGCGCGCCCACGCGGTCCACCCGATCAGCGCGCTCCAGAGCGAGTTCTCGCTGCTCTACCGCACCGAGGCCGAGGAGACGCGCCCCACGCTCCGCGAGCTCGGCATCTCGTTCGTCGCGTACGCGCCGCTCGGCCGGAGCCTCCTCGCCGGCGGCGTCCACAGCGCCGCCGATCTTCCGGAGGACGACCGCCGCCGGGCCCACCCGAGGTTCCACGACGAGAATCTGGCGAAGAACGTCGAGCTCGTGCTCCGGATCGAGGCGATCGCGAAGGAGAAGGGCTGCACGCCGGGCCAGCTCGCGCTCGCGTGGCTGCTGGCGCTGGGACCGGACGTCGTCCCGATCCCCGGGACGAAGCGCCGGGAGCGGCTCGAGGAGAACGCCGGCGCGACGGACGTGAAGCTCATCGCCGAGGACGTGCAGCGGATCTCCGCGGTCGTGCCCGCGGGCGCCGCCGCGGGCCTGCGCTACCCCGCGGCGCTGATGAAGGCGGTCTACCTCTAG